A region of the Stieleria neptunia genome:
GGAGGAACTTGACCCGTACGCAGGATCACCCGAGCGTGAGTACTTGGGGACTTGGGACGTGTCCAACGGTCGGGCTCCGCGCTGGCCCGATTTGGACGGCCACAAAGTCATCGCTTACCTGAAACCGTTTCCTGCGCTGCCGGCTATCTTGCGTCAGTTGGTCGACCTTGGCTGCAACGTTGCCCTTGTGTCCGACGGAATTCCAGCGACATTGCTGCAATCGTTGGGGCCACGCGTCGTCCTGCAGGACGGACACGTTGACTTGCAGGCCGCAGCGCGCCAGTGTGATTTTGCGATTGCCAACTGCAACCATGGCATGAGCATCCGAATGCTGTCGTTGGGAGTGCCGATGATTGGGTTTCCCTCGTTCTTTGAACAACGCATTCACGCGGGTTGCTTGCGCGCTCATCGATTGGCAATCGCGATGAGTCCCAGCGCGCCCGAACGATTCGACGAAGCCGTTCGTCGTGCAACAAGCCCGGCCGCGAAGCACGCGGTCGGTCGATTTTCCGACAAGTATTCGGCAACGCTTCGCAACAGTTTGCATCACACTTGGATCACGCTTGATGCGATGATCAACGAGTGACATCCTGCCGACACCTTGCGCAGACAAACAGGCCGATCGTCGACGACGACTGCTATACAGGTGTCGGCCGCAGTGATTTCGCCTTCTAAAATTATCAACATTTTGCTTGCTTCTGTCGTGCAAATTGTTACGTTCGTGAAACGCAACGCGAACTTGGGGCAATCTTTTTCGTTTTGTATTGGTTGTTCCTAAACGCCAAATCTGTTGCGGAGTGTGTTGACCTTTTGTCGTTCAACATGCATTTCATCAAGAGCCATTTCACGTGATATAAAGGGGCGGATATCATGCGTAGGAAGAATCTGTTTGCGAGTAAGTTTTCGTCGAAGCGTCGTCAACGCAAACTGGTCGATCGAAAACGACATCTGATCATTCAGACGTTGGAGAATCGGCGTGTCTTGAGTGCCGAGGGGATTCCATCCAATCCGCTCAGTAGCGATGCGACGGATTTTGAATTGGAGTCCGGGTATCGTCTTTATCAGCACGAACAATATGACCGAGACTTCTTTAATCTCAGCGATTTTGCGAAAGATTTTCGTGAGTTGGAAAACAACCGCGGAAATGAACTCGATCCCGATACGATTTACCCGGAGTATTGGGAATACACGGATCGAATCCCGGATCTCGATACGCTGACGTTGGAAACCGGTCCCCAGGCTTCGGAGTTTGCGTATTGGGGATCAAGCTATTACGCACAGTGGCCGTCCAACCAGCCCTCGCCGGCCGTCGGGTCAAAGGTCGGCTTGTATTCGCGTGATGGAATGGACCCGATGGGAACGTATGAACCATTGGACTTTTATTACGGACCGTCAGCGGAAGCCTATGGCCGAATGGCCGACGACTATGACTTTTCCGAATGGTTCTTGGACCCCGAGTCGATTAAGCATCTGTTTACGCAAGTCGAGGGCTGGCATTCGGATCCGGAGTACTTTGTCCCCAGCGGTTCGACAGGAACAACGGTGACGTCGGGGACAGTCAACGTGACCGAGACGATATCGTCGAACAAAAGCATTGACTACGTGATTCCCTGGTCGTTGACCGTCACTTACAGTTCGTCGGGCGGCACGTGGTCTTATTCCGAATCATTGGTCTTAACGAATTTTCAAATCACCACGTCATGGGATTATGATTTCGAACCCTACGGTTATGAGGTCCCAGACCCGAACGACGGATATGGCATCGAGTACTACTACGCCGATCCCTACGGCGGCGGGCTGTTTGATACGGCACTCGGAACAGCCGGACCGCCGCCCAGTGGACTACCAGGCGTCGTGGATCGCGACCTGGTTCAGTCCGGGGATTACACGTTCAATTTCGAGAGCAATGGATCAGGCTCGAGTGTGAGTGACTTTAGTTTCGAGGATATCTATGACGACGGGTATTCCGATACCTACGATGAAGATTTTGACCCCGCGACACTCCCCTACGAAACCGAAACGCACACGTACAATTACCTTGCCACTGCCGATCGCAGCCAGACCGATGAATTTGCGGTCACGATGCCCAGCGGCGGGGATCCCTATGGCGGCGGGGATCCCTACGGGGGCGGTGATCCCAAGACCTATACCGAAGTTGGAACGCTCAGCTGGTACGGAGACTTTGACAACCTCGTCACCTCCTCATGGGAAATCGATGTCGTCGGTGAAGAATCCTCGTTCATTGACTTGGATGAATACTCAACACTCGATGAGCACCTGTCGATCTCTTCCACAACGCCCAGCACACTGAATTACTCGGGAAGCGGCGAATTGACTGGTACCACCGGATACTACACAAAAATAGGGACGCGGAGCGAAAGTGGTCAGGACCAACGGACCTACACCATGGATCACACTGGACATCTGGATTACCAAGACCGCTTGGATCAAATGACCAGCGACAGCTACGATGCGGCCACACGGGATGAATGGTGGGATGAAGAAGCTGATCTGGCATTCGCCGAAACTTTTTCACGCAGTATCACGCTCTCCGGCAGTACTTCCACCGTCGTCAACAACACCACCGGTTCGATCGACGGAGATTATTGGACCGAAGGGACACACGCGTTGGATTGGCACGATCACCAGGACTATGGTTCAGGAATCGTTCGGAATGTCTATTTTTCCGAAACGACACAGGATCATTCTGACCCGAACGCACATGTCGCGCCCGAAGTCAGCGTGGATGTCACAGCACGTGTCGAAACCAACTATGACGACCAAACCACACAGGTTTTCGACAGTTACGGCAACGAAACCTCTCGGACCGGAGTCTACCAAGAGGACGGAGACGCTTGGCTGTTGCGACGACTGGAAATGGACGGCGATTTGAGCATGACTGGGTCCGGAAGCACCGCCACCTACACCATTGATGCGGATAGCCAACAAGAGTACTGGGCGGAGGACATGGAGGACTACTATCGCTATATCTTTGATGATTCGACGACACACCATTCCAACGGTTCAACCACCACGGTTGTCGACGAAGAGGGAGAAGCAGACGGCGGATGGTCTCGGGCGGCTGATAGCTACTACAACTGGGCTGCACACAGTGATTCACAAGATTGGGAATACAGCTTGACCGAATCTTCGGGCGCCAATCCCGGTGGCCTTGGAGGCGGAACGCTCTTTGAATGGCTGGAAGCCGGTGGAGACCCGAGCGCCCAAACGTGGTTCGGAGCAGGCACACCGATTCGACAAGACGACTGGGTCTATTGGTACGACAATGACACCACCGTCGATCGGAATTCCAGCGGTACCATTACCGGGCGAACCGGGACGATTAAGACCGACATCATGGATCCCGACACCGATAGCGATACGATCGACGGTGGAACCACAAGGTCGCCTGCAGGCACCATCGTGCACCAAGTTGACAGTCAAAACGGCGGCAGAGATCAGTACTATTGGAAAACCACCGACTACGAATGGGATCCCGCCGGATCCACACGGATCACCTACAAAACGAATCGACTGGACCAGCACGACGAGGATTTTGTGATTGACGTGGCAAACAGTCTCGCCACCTACACCTCGGGTAACAACCGAACCTATGTCGTCAACGAAGAAGGCGAAACCCATCGAGACAACCTGTTCGAAAATGATTCGCTGAGCAAGTGGTATCACTCGTCGGGAACCGATACCATCGACACCGAATCGACCCGCGTGGTGACTGGCGATTGGTACTACGATGACTACTACAACACCCAAATCAGCAGTGGAGCCACAACGCTGACCGGTACGTTGCTGGATTGGGGGAATAGCTTCGCATCGTTTACCGAAGATTGGGACCACGGTTCGTCAAACGGGATGCAATACATCGGTCACGGTTATGCATCGGCGGACATCAACTACAGCTACACCACTGCGATCACAACGCCGAGCGATCCCTACGGTGGAGGATCTGGTACACCGGAGGCATCCGTCTCCGGGTCGACAACCGATGCCGGTGGGTACAACTGGTCGGAAACGGGGTACGACAACAGTCCCTACGGTGGACCTCCTTCTACCATCGGTGACAGTTCCAGTTGGTCGGACACCTATACCGACAGCGAATTCAACGATGGCCCGCGCTCCGGTCGCGAGCGAAAGTTTGCATGGATCTTTCGCCTGATCCGATTCAGGGACTAGCACGCACGATTGGCAAAGTGCATGCCGCCGAGTGAACCGACAGGTACAATCGGCGGCATGATCCACATCGAATGCCGCGGCCAACCGCCGACCTCTCGATCCAAGTTGGCGCGGGCACAGGATGGAGATGCGGAAAGCTGAAAGCAACTGGCCCACGTCCACGTGCGCACCATCTATCTTTGGTGCCACCCACCAATCCTGGTGCTATCTTTGGTGCCACCCACCAATCCTGGACGGCAGCGAGAATCTGCATGCCTGCTAGCAAAGCAGCAGGCAGGTCACACAGATTGAGCATGGTGGGTGGCACTTTTCACCAAGCAAAGCAGCAGGCAGGTCACACCGATTGAGCATGGTGGGTGGCACTTTTCACCCTACTTTTCACCGCTTTTCACCCGGGTGGCACTTTTCACCCATGTTTCTTCGGCCGACCAAGTAAAGCGTTCGTGCCGATGGTGTCCGCTTCAACACCCGTCTAGCACGGACTGCCTGCACCTCGCTAATATAGGGGGGGCTTTGGGTTGCGTGGCAAATGAACCGGCAATGCGATCATCCCTGCGCCTCCTTGGTTAGCCTACGGAGTCGATTTGTCCGTCGTGATTCACGGTTTCGACTTTGCCTATTCCACGCGGGTTCACAAGAACCGATCTTCGAATGTCCTAACTTTCCACGGCAACATCAATGTTCTTAAGCAAGACAGGTTTGTTCGGCGTTTGTTGGTTCGTCTTGGTTGCTCCGGCGATATCGCACGGACAATCGATTTGGTCCGAAAAGCCATTCTCTGTGCTTGCCAAAGATGCGATCGCTGATGCAAACGAAACGAAAGTAGGTGACGCCGCGGTTGAAATGCTGTGGGATTCGGGGAATTACGAATTTGACGCGCAAGGCCGCAAAACGGCGGTCGTGCGACAGGTTTACCAAATTCGAGAACGCTCAGCGATGGAAGGGTGGGGTGTGGTTCATGCAACTTGGGAACCTTGGCATGAAAAACGGCCGGTGATCCGCGCACGGGTGATCACGAAGGATGGTCATGTTTATTCGCTTGATCCGCAGACGATTGAAGAGTTTCGCATGCCCTCCAACGATTCACGAATCTTTACCGACCGCTACCTCGTGCGCGCCCCACTTGCCGGGATCTCGCCGGGTGCGATCGTCGAAACTCAGATCGTTTCGGAAGAAAAACGCCCGGTCGCGACAAGCGGCGGTCTCGTTCGCTTTTCATTTGCGACCGGGGTTCCGATCCGGCATTCGGTCGCATCCATCTCGATTCCCGAGGATCTCACGCTCAACTACAAGGTGCTTGGCCTAGACATTGAACCGACGGAGACCAGGAAGAACGGACGTCGAGAGCTTGTTTTTCCGACCGGACCTCAGCCGGCAATCTCGAGCATCGAAGCCTATTTGCCCGCTGATCAATCGCCCATTCCGACGTTGTTCGCTGGAACCGCAGTTTCTTGGTCCGATTGTGCGAACGAATATAGCGAGCTGGTTGACCAACAGATCAGCGCAGCGGCGAACGGTGCCGCCGCGTGGTCGCTCGATCTAACCGAGATCAGGAAGATGTCGCGTGAAAAAGCCATTCGAGCGTTGTCACAACAAGTGTTAAATGCTGTCCGCTACACCGGACTTGAGTTCGGCAGCAGTTCCTTCGTGCCGCAGCCTCCTTCGACGATCCTGCAACGTGGCTACGGCGACTGCAAAGACATGTCGACCTTGCTGGTATCCGGGCTCCGCGAGATCGGAATCGAATCCTACGTCGCGTTGCTTTCGTCGGGGACCGGTTTGGATTCCATCCCTGAGGTCCCGGCGCTGCGGGTTTTCAATCATGCGATCGTTTACATTCCTGGAGAACCGGATTATTGGATCGACTTGACGTCGCCTGAGACGCCGATCGGGAAAATACCCGCGAGCGATCAAGGACGACTTGCAATGATCGCCTCCGGCGAGACCACCGGGCTGGTCAGAATTCCGCTCGCCCCGTCGTCAGAGAATCATTCAATCTTCGAGCGCCGCGTAAAACTATCCGACGATGGCACGAATCGCATCACCGAACAGAATCGATATCGAGGCGTCTACGCGTCGTCAATGCGGTCCGTCGTGCAACAGATGGACGAGTCCCAGTTGGATCGCGTCTATCGCAACGCCGGTGTCCGTCGGTATGCAACGGACGACCTCGTCGACCTGGAGGTCGAATCGGGGGCCAAAGACGGGGAGTTCACGGTCCGCGCAACCTATGGGAACGCTCAAAACGTTGCGATCTCGGCTTCGGAAGCCGTCGTCGTTCTTGATCCGACCGAGGCCCTCAACAATCTTCCCGTGAGCTTCTATGCCACAGAATCCAAACAAGTGGAATCACAGTCCCAGGAGTCTGCCACGGCTGCGTCAAAGATTGAATCTCGGAAGTCGCCGCTACACCTGCCAATGCTGTTCCGCACGACGGTTCGCTATGAGATTTTCCCACCAAAGGGATTTGTGGCAAAGGAAGTCCCCGAGGACAAACGCATCGAATTCGGATCGGCGAGTTTCGCTCTGAACTATCGGTCTTCGAAACGGGGATCGGTCACTGCCGAATTCAAGCTTGACACCGGTGGCGGGCGTTTCACCGCTTCTCAGGTCAGAGATGCTTCGCGTGCGATTGCCGGACTCGCCGACACCAACGATCTCACGGCGTGGACGGTGCCGATCCGCTTTGAGAACCCGGCCGCAACGGACCTTGTCGGAGGCAATGTGGTCGAAGCGATTCGCGGCTATCACCAACTTGTGACACAGGATCCCAACACGGTCCGACTTCGCTGCGACCTGGCGACCGCCCTGCTGACCGCCGGCTTGGGCGATGCAGCCCTCGAACAGGCCCAGATTGCCGTTGAACTGGACTCCCAGAGTGCGGACGCATATCGAACGTTGGGAACAATTTATTCACATGACCGACTCGGCAACCTCTTTTACGGAGAGTTCTCGAAAGAGGCGGCGATCAAGGCGTTTGAAAAGGCGATTGAGTTGGAACCAGATGACGAAGCAACCATGTTGGGTCTCGCCAGTTTGTCGGCGCGGGACGCCGATGGTGCGATCTACGCGACACAGGAATCTGCACAGGCCGCCGCAGACAGCTTCACCAAACTCTATCGTAAAACGCCACAATCCGCTTCGCTCGACCTGACCCTGACGGCTCACCATTTTGCCGGAAACAGCGACGAGCTCCGCAGTCTCCTGAAGGAGGCGGCACCTTCTACGGTCCGCGATCTCTATGAACTCGTGATGCATACCATCGACGGCGAGTATTCCTTGTTCAAAACCCAGCTACAAGCCAAGCATCCCTCGCGAACGCAACAGCAGACGGTGCTGTCACGTCTGACCAATACGCTCGTCCTGTTGCGGGAGTACGAAGCGGCACGCCAGCTACGATCCGACGCCATGAGCCATCCAGTTCCCGCGGCAAATGGTGAAGCACTCGCCTTCGGATTGGACGAACTTGGAAGGATCGAGCAAGCGGATCTGCAAGGCAACGATCCGGAGAGCATCTGTAAACGGAGTCTCGTTGATGGATTGGCGTACGGGCAGTTCAGTACCCGATCAACTGATGCCTACGCAAATTCGAAAGATGATTTTAAGTGGCAGCGACTCGCCAGCCAACTTGAACTGTTTTTGGTCCAACGTCGGGCACTTCTCGTTGCGTGCGGAACTCCGAAGCCCACCGTGACCGATGTGATCTCGCTGATGACATTCGAAACGACAGGAGATGAAACGACAGGCTTCCGCGTTAGGGCGTTGCTGAAACTCAACCCAATGCACTACGCCGATTTCTTCATGGTTTCAACCCCCGACGGATTGCGACTGCTTTACCCAGGTGATGACGGCAAAAACCTGGGAAAGGCGGCGTTGGGGTGGTTGAAAGAAAACAATGAAAAAGCGGCCCGACAGTGGCTGGATTGGGCGTTCGATCGGCAGCGCGGCGACATCAGAGTATTCAACCAGTTCGCCGGCAGTCCGTTTGCCAGAATCTGGATCGCCTGCGACAAGAATGACCCGAAGAACATTGAAGTTGCGGCCGCCGCATTGGCAAGCGGCAGCGATCTGGCTCAAGAATGCCTCAAGACGCTGGATCGAACGCGTGATGGCTTTGGCGAGATTCAGCAACTCCAAATTGATCGGGCTCGTCTCCGCGCACTGCGTCAGTTGGGGCGGGACGAAGAACAGGCCGATCTCGCCTCCCGGATGGTTGATGCACACCCCAATGCCCCCGACCCGTTTCATGACTTGGCATCGTCGCTTCTCCGCCTCGGGAAAGCGAAAGAACTTGTTGAACGGGCGGATGCACGGCTGAAACGCATACCAAATGACGAACCAGCCCTGCTTGCGTTGGCATCCGCGGCTACTACGCAAGGCAAGTATGATGTCGCAGAGCAGTATTTGAGCGAGTTGGTGAACCTGCGTTCGCTATCACCGACCGGAAAACTGATCGCGGGAAGATTGTTGCTTTACCAACCAGGCCGTAAGTTCGATCAGGCTGAGGGCTTGCTTCGAAGCCTCGTCGCCGAATTTGGGTATCACGTTCCGTTTGCCGTGAAAACCTTCGCAGTTGCACTGGCCAGCAACGGAAAATACCAAGACGCGATTGCAATCCTGCGTAATTTGTCCGTTGCAACCGGTATTGAGTTGAATCGTTTAGACCGACTGACCCAGGGTATTATCGCTGAACGAAGCGGCGTGGCTGAAATCGCCAAACGCTACTATTCCCGCTGCGAACGAGACGATTTGGATGGGCCGACCTCGACCTACGATTTGGCACAGCTTAGATTGAAGCGACTAGAGGAATCGGTGAATACAACTCATGCCAGTGAAACTCCCTGACTTTGCGAAACAGGGCTTCAATTTAGTGCCACCGGCAAATGATGCCGGGCACCGTTGGACAAGCTGATCGCTAGCCAATCTGCGAGCGGCTCCGGAGATGTGCCGATGGCACCATTGAGCGATAATCACACCATTCATCGCATTCGCTCCTGACTCATAAGAGTTCGAGATGACTTCAAACGACCGTCCCCCGTCTGCAGTGAACCCCTACGCGACACCTGCGTCAGTCGCGAGCGAGTTGAGTCAGCTCCCAGCGACGCACCACACCAACCTGATCGCGAAATTTGGCGAAGCGAGCCGGCTTCTCTTCAACAATCTTGTTTTGTTTAGCGCGATCATTCTGACGGTTTGGTTGCCCGGAAATCTGCTGATCAACTACCTTGCCTACTACGTCTACAGCGAGGACGAGGTTGTCGATTTGATGCGCAGCACCATGTGGATCGAAGGGATCTTTGGCCCGATCTATATCGGTGCGATGGTCCATGTGCTGTGGAAACTGAAAACCGGAGAGTACGTAAGTTATTCGGAGGCGATCGGGGTGGGGTTTCGCAACTGGGGGCGACTGTTCGCTGCTCGGTTGGTCGCCGGCCTCATTGTCACACTGGGTTTCATTGTTTTCGTCATCCCCGGAATCGTCCTCCAAGTGCGTTACGCCCTGTTGGACTCAGCGGTGGTGCTTGAGGGTGCCGGCGCTCATCGTGCCGCGGTCAGAAGCACGGAATTGACCGTCGGCAGGCGCTGGCAGATTTTCTTTGCCGCGATTCTGTTCTTTGTCCCCTACTTGTTCCTGTCGTTCGCGATCTATTTTCCAGTCGATCTCTATCCGCAGTTGGACACCATGGCCACGTCGGTTGTCATGGACTGTATCCTGGACATTGTTTACGCAATCATCCAGATCGTGATGTTTCTGTTCTACTGGGAGGCAGTGGCAAACGAGACCTCGTCTACCGGACCCGCGCCGGGTGGGACGTCAATGGTCTAAGTGACGGAGTTGACGCTCTTTTGCGGTAAGATAGGGATGCCTGAAAGCAATGCCGACGATCAATTCGCCCCCGAGTGAAACTTGGAATCCGAACATGATGGCGCACTTCTTACTTTTTGTGCTCGTCGCAGCCGCCATCCTTGCGGAACCATGCTTCGTCGAAGCCGCCGAGCCGGCGCAGAGTTCTGAAGACACGGCGATCCACGTGCCGACGCCGCCTGATATTGTGGACAAGATGCTTGAATTGGCGCGGGTCTCCTCCGATGACCTGCTGTATGACTTGGGTTGCGGCGACGGCCGCATTGTCATCGCCGCCGCATCAACGTACCGATGCCGAGCCGTGGGTTACGACATCGACGCCAGGAAAGTGAAACAGTCCAAAGACAACGTCAAACGACACAAGCTCGAGACGCTGGTGCAGATCAAACAGCAGGATATCTTCAAGCTGGATCTGCGGGAGGCGTCCGTGATCACGCTCTACTTGCTGCCGGAGATGAACGACAGGCTCGTTCCTCAACTGAAAACCTTAAAAGACGGCTCACGAATCGTGTGTCATCAGTTCCCGTTCGAGGGCATTCGGTACGACCGGATGATCACCGTCAAGTCGACTCAAGACGGTGCGAAACACGACATCTACCTCTACACGCTGCCTTTCGACACGGTTCGACCTCCCCAGGCTTCGCTCGACCGTCCTGCGGGACGTTAATTGTCGAAGTGACGGATTTGATCGTAGCGGAAGGCGCCAAAACTTTTGCAGCGCGGGCCCTCTCTGGCGTTTGCTTGCTGCGCAAACGCCGTCTCTCCCTGAGGGAGAGAATCTAGATCGGTTGCCAAAAGCTGCCGTTCTACAATCGATCCTTCCCCAGGAGGGTGGCGCCGAACGCTGCGCGACCGCTGGCGCTGAGCGGAAGGTAAGGCAGCTCGCTCAATCTCTCGGCGGTTGGCTGACGAGCGCACGCTGGACTTCGATGACCCGAGCGGTCTGGATCGCGTTCATGGTCAGGTAGCGGTCGCGCCCCTGCGGGTCGGGCGTGAATCGGGTGAAGCCGTCATCGTCGACCGCGACCGTGCCGCGCCGGGAGAGGCCGAAATACTGGTCGTCGGGTCGCACGGCGTACAACACGCTGGTCAAATCCCACGTCGGCCGATCGTGGTTGGGACCACTGTGCAAGAGGTAGGCTTCGGGCACGATGTGATGGACGCGATAACGAAAGTCTCGGGCGATACTCTCGCGGGGATAGGGAGCGGCGATGCCGATCAGAAAGTCGCTCCAGACGACCGGCACGTCCGCGGGCCACTGCTGAGCGAATCGTTGCATCGACCCGATCCCGTTGCGGACGTTGGCTTCCAAGAAATGGGTGTCGCCGCGGACCGGTCGAAAGGCGCCGGCCATCACCGAAACCAAACGCACTTTGCGGCGCACCAGTTCGATGCCGGAGAGTGGGCTGATCGAATCCGCCGGCGACTCGATCAAATCAGCGAGGTTTGCTGCCAGTCCGACTTGCACCAAGGCGACACTTTGATCGGCCGCCTGGGACAACGTTTGACGCAGCACCGACAATGCATCCGGTGCATCGTCGGCGGAAACCAGGTCGTGGGGATAGCGAAACGTGTCATCGTCTTTTGCTTCGACCAAGTTCAGGTACTTGCTGTCACGGTGTTGGGCATCACGTGTCACCCCGATGGGGATATCCGGCCGTCCATAGAACGTGTTGACCGCGTCGACAAACGGTGCGGCCAACGGATTGATCTTCGAAACCGTCACCGCGGCGATCGTGCACTCGTCACGATCGGCCAACGTGTGCAGCATGGCCAGCGCCAGCACGTCGTCCACATCACCCGTGATGTCGGTGTCAAAAATCACAGAAACCGGTTGGTCACCCCGCGACACATTGGAGATGAGTGTGAGAAAAAACAGCACGCCCCAGGCGGGCAGGGATGACCAGGTGGTTTTCATGAATTCTTGTCGTGAAGGGTTGCAGGTGGGAATGGCGAAGGGGGACGACCAATCTACTCGGAAACGATTCGGGGTCCACCGCCTGTTCGGCAGGCGGCCGTTCGGCAAGCGGCGGGTTGCACCGTGAAAGACCGGAGGGCTCGCGCCCTGCCGCTAACAATGAACAGCCGTGCCGCGCGGCGTCGACGTCGGTGGCATTGGCCGGCGGGCAGGTTGGCTGCCAGCCAGCGGGCACGATTTTCGGCGTCTGTGAGTTTTCTGATGCAACTCAATTCGACGCCGGGCCTGCCATGGTGTAAATTTGCTACTGAGAACATTCAGGCGGATCCTTCTTTTCTTCTCTTTCTTGGAACGCTGCCGATGAATTACAAGTTTGTTTGGGTCGATACCGCCAGCGGCATCGACCGACAACAATGGGTCCTTTCCCCTCCGGTGACGATCGGTCGCTGTCCGACGGCCGAAATCACGCTCAGTGACGGTTCGATCAGCCGCAAACACTGCCAGTTTCTGATCGACCCTTACGGATCGCTCGTGGTCCGTGATTTGGGATCCAAGAATGGCGTTTACGTCGATGATCGACGCGTCGACAAGGCGGTCCTGTTGCCGGGCAGCGAGGTGAAGATCGGTGTGATCACGTTGCGCGTGGAAATGACCGACGAAGCGATCGACCAAATTGACGAGCCTGAATCCGCCTACGATCTGGAAGTCTTTGATCTAGGAGAAACGCAACCGGTGAAAATCATTCCGCCGACCGAAGATGTCGGCTGACGGCGCTGGGCATCGCGTCACCGGGCCGGTTTCACTTTGAATCCGAGTCCCGCCAATGTGCCGCGAACGGTGTCGGCGTGGTCGCCCTGGATTTCGATCAGGTCCTCTTTGGGTTTGACCGTCCCACCGCTGCCGCAGGCGGCTTGTAATCGGGTCAACACGTCTGGAAGGTCGTTCGCCCTGGCTGTCAAGCCTTCGACGACCGTTGCCTTGCGTCCGCCCTTGCGTTTTTGAACACTGATCCGGGCGGTTTGTTTTTCCGGAGGCAATCGATCGGCTTCGCGTTTGCGTTTCGCTTCCGCTTGTGCCTTTTCTTCCGGCGTGCAAACGCATTCGGATTCTGGTTTGCCGCAATCCTCACACTGGGGAGGAATATCGAACGGTGTGCCTGCAAAGAGCCTGGTCATCGCGATGGAAGCATGGATTGTCGGAGAGAGACGAAAGCCGCACTATACCATCGCGACGCGTCATTGAGTGCATGGCCGGTCCCGTCCAA
Encoded here:
- a CDS encoding DUF3857 domain-containing protein, which encodes MFLSKTGLFGVCWFVLVAPAISHGQSIWSEKPFSVLAKDAIADANETKVGDAAVEMLWDSGNYEFDAQGRKTAVVRQVYQIRERSAMEGWGVVHATWEPWHEKRPVIRARVITKDGHVYSLDPQTIEEFRMPSNDSRIFTDRYLVRAPLAGISPGAIVETQIVSEEKRPVATSGGLVRFSFATGVPIRHSVASISIPEDLTLNYKVLGLDIEPTETRKNGRRELVFPTGPQPAISSIEAYLPADQSPIPTLFAGTAVSWSDCANEYSELVDQQISAAANGAAAWSLDLTEIRKMSREKAIRALSQQVLNAVRYTGLEFGSSSFVPQPPSTILQRGYGDCKDMSTLLVSGLREIGIESYVALLSSGTGLDSIPEVPALRVFNHAIVYIPGEPDYWIDLTSPETPIGKIPASDQGRLAMIASGETTGLVRIPLAPSSENHSIFERRVKLSDDGTNRITEQNRYRGVYASSMRSVVQQMDESQLDRVYRNAGVRRYATDDLVDLEVESGAKDGEFTVRATYGNAQNVAISASEAVVVLDPTEALNNLPVSFYATESKQVESQSQESATAASKIESRKSPLHLPMLFRTTVRYEIFPPKGFVAKEVPEDKRIEFGSASFALNYRSSKRGSVTAEFKLDTGGGRFTASQVRDASRAIAGLADTNDLTAWTVPIRFENPAATDLVGGNVVEAIRGYHQLVTQDPNTVRLRCDLATALLTAGLGDAALEQAQIAVELDSQSADAYRTLGTIYSHDRLGNLFYGEFSKEAAIKAFEKAIELEPDDEATMLGLASLSARDADGAIYATQESAQAAADSFTKLYRKTPQSASLDLTLTAHHFAGNSDELRSLLKEAAPSTVRDLYELVMHTIDGEYSLFKTQLQAKHPSRTQQQTVLSRLTNTLVLLREYEAARQLRSDAMSHPVPAANGEALAFGLDELGRIEQADLQGNDPESICKRSLVDGLAYGQFSTRSTDAYANSKDDFKWQRLASQLELFLVQRRALLVACGTPKPTVTDVISLMTFETTGDETTGFRVRALLKLNPMHYADFFMVSTPDGLRLLYPGDDGKNLGKAALGWLKENNEKAARQWLDWAFDRQRGDIRVFNQFAGSPFARIWIACDKNDPKNIEVAAAALASGSDLAQECLKTLDRTRDGFGEIQQLQIDRARLRALRQLGRDEEQADLASRMVDAHPNAPDPFHDLASSLLRLGKAKELVERADARLKRIPNDEPALLALASAATTQGKYDVAEQYLSELVNLRSLSPTGKLIAGRLLLYQPGRKFDQAEGLLRSLVAEFGYHVPFAVKTFAVALASNGKYQDAIAILRNLSVATGIELNRLDRLTQGIIAERSGVAEIAKRYYSRCERDDLDGPTSTYDLAQLRLKRLEESVNTTHASETP
- a CDS encoding methyltransferase domain-containing protein, which produces MPTINSPPSETWNPNMMAHFLLFVLVAAAILAEPCFVEAAEPAQSSEDTAIHVPTPPDIVDKMLELARVSSDDLLYDLGCGDGRIVIAAASTYRCRAVGYDIDARKVKQSKDNVKRHKLETLVQIKQQDIFKLDLREASVITLYLLPEMNDRLVPQLKTLKDGSRIVCHQFPFEGIRYDRMITVKSTQDGAKHDIYLYTLPFDTVRPPQASLDRPAGR
- a CDS encoding nucleoside hydrolase; the encoded protein is MKTTWSSLPAWGVLFFLTLISNVSRGDQPVSVIFDTDITGDVDDVLALAMLHTLADRDECTIAAVTVSKINPLAAPFVDAVNTFYGRPDIPIGVTRDAQHRDSKYLNLVEAKDDDTFRYPHDLVSADDAPDALSVLRQTLSQAADQSVALVQVGLAANLADLIESPADSISPLSGIELVRRKVRLVSVMAGAFRPVRGDTHFLEANVRNGIGSMQRFAQQWPADVPVVWSDFLIGIAAPYPRESIARDFRYRVHHIVPEAYLLHSGPNHDRPTWDLTSVLYAVRPDDQYFGLSRRGTVAVDDDGFTRFTPDPQGRDRYLTMNAIQTARVIEVQRALVSQPPRD
- a CDS encoding FHA domain-containing protein — encoded protein: MNYKFVWVDTASGIDRQQWVLSPPVTIGRCPTAEITLSDGSISRKHCQFLIDPYGSLVVRDLGSKNGVYVDDRRVDKAVLLPGSEVKIGVITLRVEMTDEAIDQIDEPESAYDLEVFDLGETQPVKIIPPTEDVG
- a CDS encoding translation initiation factor, with the translated sequence MTRLFAGTPFDIPPQCEDCGKPESECVCTPEEKAQAEAKRKREADRLPPEKQTARISVQKRKGGRKATVVEGLTARANDLPDVLTRLQAACGSGGTVKPKEDLIEIQGDHADTVRGTLAGLGFKVKPAR